The following coding sequences lie in one Eremothecium sinecaudum strain ATCC 58844 chromosome IV, complete sequence genomic window:
- the LEU3 gene encoding leucine-responsive transcriptional regulator LEU3 (Syntenic homolog of Ashbya gossypii ABR174W; Syntenic homolog of Saccharomyces cerevisiae YLR451W (LEU3)): MVSVDHANSVRSSTHSQGDSCSDSSNAVYSQVTEDGSNIRRQTRKKFACVECRQQKSKCDSQDRAPEPCTRCMKKKVPCILQRDFRRTYKRARNEVIERRFNELTKSLSNLDAEEILKKIEKEQKAISNAGNFTKDKIRKLRERGTLELEVPDDDQDNLEQERTEQEVLQSFEKPVILNDEQLKCSAKSLGSVHVSSEDISRLFCEYAKRYHPFLPIVDLYKGPERIYHLSPCLFWIIILIGLRRMDGAEELMTKLSSEVKSIFAGISFSPINRSSSLIAEEPILNAPSVYSVQALLVYTFWPPVTSSLGADISWNTIGSAMFQAIHQGLNNVQNLPESPKVNLGLIQEQLWTWACCNTLSQTIASSFGFQAFVCFDYSIMRSRDAPKDASPGVPRFSSVIMNMIDIAYFENQVAMTMASNPHNPTGLVNVEERLNLIQLLDTLYNELKTRLDNNNVDDIRIFMLLAAKVRLYSYYFNTVTPEKRSSTQNTKSRDNELKLKVKSGLVRAYYAAVKLLHHTESMCDRDPEVINSFPSVFVLNVWQASCIVAKLANSSLSEMLDIKTGEHVYRSAVTQTLHASVLNYDMAYRSSGIMRSMWSMYVNMYTDWRNQHRESTSSEEFNLDITIKSRMSVSVFFDCLYVLRLKCGLAKLKREIKRRLCDSSVDSNSADCEDDREPELLARRLIETTPLDPKPINASMEGAKDPMSLPVRSVLKCTPSMTHKAHSEPAIVPPLSAISPLAVSISSDYSKPTYQAQKQVSTTQPKDYLQSFLLSSYPSLEYEREPSLEQAQFPDQTHTNSLENSIFPNNSINSSAAQTSVDETTHTRDNWDNWESEIVFKDVDLLMAEFAFNPSVI, from the coding sequence ATGGTTTCCGTGGATCATGCGAACTCTGTGAGATCTTCTACTCACTCACAGGGTGACAGTTGCTCGGATAGTTCAAATGCTGTCTACAGTCAGGTTACTGAAGATGGCTCTAATATAAGGAGACAAACTCGAAAGAAATTTGCATGTGTGGAGTGCAGGCAACAGAAATCGAAGTGTGATTCTCAAGATCGAGCTCCAGAGCCTTGTACCAGGTgtatgaagaagaaggtaCCCTGTATTTTACAAAGAGACTTTCGCAGGACATATAAAAGGGCTAGAAATGAGGTAATTGAACGTCGATTTAATGAGCTGACGAAATCGCTGTCGAATTTAGATGCGGAGGAGATCCTTAAAAAGATAGAAAAGGAGCAGAAGGCTATATCTAATGCTGGTAATTTCACTAAGGATAAAATCAGGAAGCTAAGGGAACGAGGGACATTAGAGTTGGAGGTTCCTGATGATGATCAGGATAATCTAGAACAAGAGAGAACTGAGCAAGAGGTATTACAATCTTTCGAGAAGCCAGTAATACTAAATGATGAACAGTTGAAGTGTTCTGCTAAGAGTTTAGGAAGTGTACACGTTAGTTCAGAGGACATATCACGTCTTTTTTGCGAATATGCAAAAAGATATCATCCATTCCTACCGATTGTGGATCTTTACAAGGGCCCAGAGAGGATCTACCACCTATCTCCATGCTTATTCTGGATTATTATCCTAATTGGTCTGAGAAGGATGGATGGCGCAGAAGAGCTAATGACAAAGCTGTCCTCAGAAGTTAAGTCCATATTTGCAGGCATTTCCTTTTCACCCATCAATAGGAGCAGCAGTTTAATTGCAGAAGAACCTATACTTAATGCTCCTTCTGTATATTCAGTGCAGGCGCTATTGGTATATACATTTTGGCCGCCAGTGACATCTTCACTTGGTGCGGACATTTCATGGAACACTATAGGCTCTGCAATGTTTCAAGCAATTCACCAGGGTTTGAATAATGTACAGAATTTACCGGAATCTCCAAAAGTGAATTTGGGATTAATCCAAGAGCAGCTGTGGACATGGGCGTGTTGTAATACTCTTTCGCAGACCATTGCATCGTCATTTGGTTTCCAAGCATTTGTCTGTTTTGACTACTCAATAATGAGATCTCGAGATGCACCGAAGGATGCTTCGCCTGGAGTGCCAAGATTCTCTTCCGTAATTATGAACATGATAGACATTGCATATTTCGAGAACCAGGTTGCTATGACTATGGCGTCCAACCCCCATAATCCTACAGGACTTGTTAACGTAGAAGAGAGACTTAACCTAATACAACTGCTGGACACGCTGTACAACGAACTAAAAACCCGATTGGACAATAATAATGTGGATGACATAAGGATTTTTATGCTATTGGCTGCGAAAGTTCGTCTTTACTCGTACTATTTTAATACGGTAACACCGGAAAAGAGGTCATCGACCCAGAATACGAAATCAAGAGATAATGAGCTGAAATTGAAGGTAAAGAGTGGGCTTGTACGTGCATATTATGCTGCAGTGAAACTGTTACATCACACTGAAAGCATGTGCGATCGCGATCCGGAGGTAATAAACTCATTTCCCAGtgtttttgttttaaaCGTATGGCAGGCCTCATGTATAGTTGCTAAGTTAGCTAACTCATCATTATCGGAGATGTTAGACATTAAGACTGGCGAACATGTTTACCGGAGCGCAGTCACACAAACTCTACACGCATCTGTGCTTAATTACGATATGGCATACAGGTCATCAGGCATCATGCGAAGCATGTGGAGTATGTATGTGAACATGTACACTGACTGGAGAAACCAGCATAGGGAGAGTACTTCGTCAGAAGAATTCAATCTAGATATTACTATCAAGTCAAGAATGTCAGTGAGTGTATTTTTTGACTGCCTATACGTATTAAGGTTGAAGTGTGGTCTTGCAAAGCTTAAAAGAGAGATCAAACGCAGGCTTTGTGATTCCAGTGTAGATAGCAATAGTGCAGATTGTGAAGATGATCGTGAGCCAGAGCTCTTGGCTCGCAGACTCATCGAAACTACTCCACTAGATCCGAAACCCATCAACGCTTCCATGGAAGGCGCTAAGGATCCGATGTCGCTCCCTGTGCGGTCAGTTCTGAAGTGTACGCCCTCCATGACTCATAAGGCGCACAGTGAACCGGCGATTGTACCGCCCTTGTCTGCAATATCCCCTCTGGCAGTTTCCATTTCGTCGGACTATAGTAAGCCGACTTATCAAGCTCAGAAACAGGTGTCCACAACGCAACCAAAAGACTACCTGCAATCCTTTTTGCTTTCCTCATATCCAAGCCTTGAGTATGAGAGGGAACCCAGCCTCGAGCAAGCCCAGTTCCCGGACCAAACACACACCAACTCCTTGGAAAACTCAATCTTCCCGAACAATTCCATCAATTCTTCAGCAGCACAAACAAGCGTAGATGAGACAACTCATACACGTGATAACTGGGATAATTGGGAATCTGAGATAGTTTTCAAGGACGTAGACCTTCTAATGGCTGAATTTGCATTCAATCCATCCGTCATTTGA
- the GCD11 gene encoding translation initiation factor eIF2 subunit gamma (Syntenic homolog of Ashbya gossypii ABR175W; Syntenic homolog of Saccharomyces cerevisiae YER025W (GCD11)) — protein sequence MADLQIEEPGIVIDGNMADEQQYMEIDQEEMMDDVKPKKTVTFTGLEELESEEDRRVREFEEGGGLPEQPSNPDFSKLNPLSPEIINRQATINIGTIGHVAHGKSTVVRAISGVQTVRFKDELERNITIKLGYANAKIYKCEEPTCPEPDCYRSFKSDKEVFPKCERPGCPGRYKLVRHVSFVDCPGHDILMSTMLSGAAVMDAALLLIAGNESCPQPQTSEHLAAIEIMKLKHVIILQNKVDLMRKESAMEHQKSILKFIRGTIADGAPIVPISAQLKYNIDAVNEFVVKTIPVPLRDFMASPRLIVIRSFDVNKPGAEIDDLKGGVAGGSILNGVFKLGDEIEIRPGIVTKDEQGKIQCKPIFSSIVSLFAEHNDLKFAVPGGLIGVGTKVDPTLCRADRLVGQVVGAKGHLPSIYTDIEINYFLLRRLLGVKTDGQKQAKVRKLEPNEVLMVNIGSTATGARVVAVKADMARLQLTSPACTEINEKIALSRRIEKHWRLIGWATIKKGTTLEPIA from the coding sequence ATGGCAGATTTGCAAATAGAAGAGCCAGGCATTGTAATCGATGGCAATATGGCAGATGAACAACAATATATGGAAATCGATCAAGAAGAAATGATGGACGACGTGAAGCCAAAGAAGACCGTGACGTTTACTGGCCTTGAAGAACTAGAATCCGAAGAAGATAGACGGGTTCGAGAGTTTGAAGAAGGAGGCGGTCTACCAGAACAGCCTTCTAACCCCGATTTTTCTAAGTTGAACCCTTTGTCCCCAGAAATTATTAACAGACAGGCGACGATTAATATCGGTACCATAGGACATGTTGCCCATGGTAAGTCTACTGTTGTTAGAGCCATTTCTGGTGTCCAAACTGTTCGTTTTAAGGACGAGTTGGAACGTAATATTACTATTAAGTTGGGTTACGCTAATGCTAAAATCTATAAGTGTGAGGAGCCTACATGCCCTGAACCAGACTGCTATAGGTCATTCAAGTCTGACAAAGAGGTCTTTCCTAAATGTGAGCGCCCAGGATGTCCAGGGCGTTACAAGTTAGTGCGTCATGTTTCATTTGTTGACTGTCCAGGTCACGATATTTTAATGAGTACTATGTTGTCAGGTGCAGCAGTTATGGATGCAGCATTATTGCTTATTGCAGGTAATGAGTCTTGTCCTCAACCTCAGACCTCAGAGCATTTAGCCGCAATTGAAATTATGAAGTTAAAGCATGTTATCATATTGCAGAATAAAGTCGATTTGATGAGAAAAGAATCTGCAATGGAGCACCAAAAGTCTATATTAAAGTTTATTAGAGGTACAATTGCTGATGGTGCGCCAATTGTTCCTATCTCTGCCCAGTTGAAGTACAATATTGATGCTGTCAACGAATTTGTTGTTAAGACAATCCCAGTTCCCCTAAGAGACTTTATGGCATCCCCACGCCTGATTGTTATCCGTTCTTTTGATGTTAACAAGCCAGGTGCAGAGATTGATGATCTGAAGGGTGGTGTTGCTGGTGGTTCTATTTTGAACGGTGTCTTCAAGTTAGGAGACGAAATAGAAATTAGACCTGGTATTGTTACAAAGGACGAGCAGGGTAAGATCCAGTGCAAGCCTATCTTCTCAAGTATTGTATCTCTGTTTGCAGAGCACAACGACTTAAAGTTTGCGGTACCTGGTGGTTTGATAGGTGTTGGTACTAAGGTGGACCCAACATTATGTAGAGCAGATCGTCTCGTTGGTCAAGTTGTTGGTGCCAAAGGTCACCTTCCATCCATCTACACGGATATTGAAATAAACTACTTTTTGTTACGTCGTCTATTAGGTGTCAAGACCGATGGTCAAAAACAAGCAAAGGTGAGAAAGCTAGAGCCAAATGAAGTGCTTATGGTTAATATTGGGTCCACCGCTACCGGTGCTCGTGTTGTTGCGGTTAAAGCAGATATGGCAAGGTTACAACTAACCTCTCCAGCTTGTACTGAAATTAATGAAAAGATTGCATTGTCCAGACGTATTGAGAAGCACTGGCGTTTGATCGGTTGGGCTACTATCAAGAAGGGTACCACTTTGGAACCAATTGCTTAA